ATCACGATGGGCACCAGGGTCAGGATCCGCGCCTTGGGGAACAGCACCAGATAGGCCCCCAGCACCCCGGCGATGGCCCCCGAGGCGCCGATGACCGGGCTGGCGCTGGTGGGGGCGAAGATGAACTGGATGAAGGTCGCCGCCAGGCCGCACAGCAGATAGAAGACCAGGTAGCGCAGATGACCCAGCCGGTCCTCGACGTTGTCGCCGAAGACCCAGAGGAAGAGCATGTTGCCGGCGATATGGATGAACCCGCCGTGGAGAAACATCGACAGGAAGGGGGCGTAGAACAGCCGGGCGATGCGGATGCCGCGCAGGGAGAGGTGGATGGTGTAGTCGGCGGGGACGAAGGCGTTCTGCAGGAAGATGCCGCGCAGCTTGTCACCCATGAACAGTTCCAGCAGGAACAGCCCGACGTTGAGGGCGATGATCGCCGTGTTGACGTAGGGGAAGCTGCGATGCTCGATGTCATCCTTGAGCGGGATCAAGGCTGTTCCTCACCGGTTATGGCGGCGGCGATCGTCGGGCCGCGGTACAGGCCGTCGTCGGCGACGGCCCACAGCCGACCCGCGTCGTCGGCGGTCAGCTCGCGGAGTGTTTTCGGGGAACCGGCGACGGGTCGCCAGTTGAGCAGCTCGCCGGGGCTGCTGTAGACTCCGGCGGCACGGATACCGGCGGTGGAGATCAGCAGGCGGCCTTCGTCGCGGACCAGGGCGGTGATGTAGTTGTACTCCGGTCCCCGGCCGCGTTCCTTGGTGAACGATCCGCCGCCGTCTGCGGAGCGGTAGAGGCCGTGGTACATCGAGCCCAGGTAGAGGGTCTCGGCCGCGGGGTCGTAGTCGAGCAGGGTGATCCGCTCGGCCTCGAGGGGGGTTTCCCTGGAGCCCGCAACCCCTTGCCAGCTTTCTCCCTCCAGGCGCCAGAGCCCGTCGCCCAGGGTCCCGGCGTAGATCACATCGTCGACGGCGGCCACGGCGGTGACGGCGTGATCCGGCAGACCGGCGGGCAGCGCCGCGAGGACTCCGGGGGCGGTGAGGCGGTGGACCATCCCCACTCCGCCGACCAGGAGGCCGTCTGTGTCCGCGGCCAGGGACCACAACGGCTCGTCGAAGGCGGTGTGGTCGAGTCGGCCGCCGGGCTCCAGCGTCCATAAACCGGCGTCCGTGGCGGCGTAGAGGATACCTTCGTGGGTCAGCAAACGGTGGATGTTGAGGTCTTCGCTGCCCGAAACGCGGTTCCAGCCGTCATCCCCGTCGCGCCACAGGCCGTCGCCCAGGGTGCCCACGAGGAGTCGGCCGTCGTCGTCGAGGACCAGACAGCGCAACTCGGCGCTCGTCGGGAGTTCGACGAACTCCCAGACATCGTCACTGTCGCAGGCCGCGGCGAGGCTGAGGGCGACGGCTAACGGGAGCAACGTAAAACTGGAGACGTTGTTTTTCATTGCGACCGAGTTTAC
The sequence above is drawn from the Candidatus Coatesbacteria bacterium genome and encodes:
- a CDS encoding rhomboid family intramembrane serine protease, translating into MIPLKDDIEHRSFPYVNTAIIALNVGLFLLELFMGDKLRGIFLQNAFVPADYTIHLSLRGIRIARLFYAPFLSMFLHGGFIHIAGNMLFLWVFGDNVEDRLGHLRYLVFYLLCGLAATFIQFIFAPTSASPVIGASGAIAGVLGAYLVLFPKARILTLVPIVIIFWAVRLPAFLVLPFWFIVQLFNGWTAIVADFSGGVAWFAHIGGFLAGAAYLWFNRKRFRPIEEHPEHIVVYGDND